Part of the Quercus lobata isolate SW786 chromosome 6, ValleyOak3.0 Primary Assembly, whole genome shotgun sequence genome, TCTTTGCAAGAAGACACTTGGAACATCTACTGGAAGTCTGATACATGTTATTTGGTATTCACGCACGCTTAACATATAGTTATCCACTCACATTTTTTAGGTGGTATTTTTATGCACTCATATAGCTTATATCTTGTTTGAAACTTGACATTTTCTGGTTTACAGCTAAAATATGACAagcccatttattttttaatgagacTTCTGAAAATTggcattttttcttcttttgaagtTGATAATGAATATGTAGTTGTTGGGAAAGAAGATTAGTCATTGATAAAACCAACAGTTAAAAGATTTATTTCCATCTATTCTAATGAAACATGATTTTGCTCCTGCTATTCAaagatgaactgaaaaactgaAGTCAGAGTGAATATCAGTGGTTATACTTGGGGCCCTGCTCTGAAAAGTTTTTGAAGTCCCTCTTTGATTTTATTCTATATGTGTTTGTTTGAACAGGGAAGAGGTTGGCCCTGATGCGGCTCGTAAGTTTTTGGGTCACGTGCAGTGGCTTGTTAATTACTGGCTTTTGCAGAATGGTTTTAGCATTGGGATTGGAGATACCATTGCTGATGCATCCACAATGGAATCAATTAATGAAACTATTTCTAAAGCAAAAAATGAAGTGAAAGACCTTATTCGGAAAGCCCAAGCAAAGGAGCTAGAACCTGAACCTGGACGTACTATGATGGAGTCATTTGAAAACAAAGTGAACCAGGTGCCAAGTCAATTTTCCTTTTCCAGattattccccccccccccccccttttttttcgaATACTAACTAAAATTATCCTTTATTTTTCAGACTTTGAATAAGGCCCGTGATGATGCCGGAAGTAGTGCCCAAAAGAGTTTAGATGAGAGTAATAATCTCAAGGCTATGGTTACTGCAGGATCCAAAGGTAGTTTCATCAACATATCACAGATGACTGCTTGTGTGGGGCAGCAGAATGTGGAGGGTAAGCGAATCCCATATGGGTTCATAGACCGGACATTGCCCCATTTCACTAAAGACGATTATGGGCCAGAAAGTCGTGGGTTTGTGGAGAACTCGTACCTGCGTGGACTGACTCCACAGGAGTTCTTTTTTCACGCCATGGGTGGTAGGGAAGGTCTTATTGATACTGCGGTGAAGACCTCTGAAACTGGTTACATTCAAAGGCGACTTGTGAAGGCTATGGAAGATATTATGGTCAAATATGATGGGACTGTACGGAACTCTTTGGGTGATGTTATCCAGTTTCTATATGGGGAAGATGGTATGGATTCTGTCTGGATAGAATCGCAGAAGCTGGAatctttgaaaatgaaaaaatcagAATTTAATAAGACGTTCAGGTATGAGTTTGATGATGAACATTGGAACCCAGATTACATGATGCAAGAACACATTGAAGACTTGAAAACCATAAGAGAGTTCCGCAACGTGTTTGATGCTGAAGTTCAAAAACTTGAAGCTGATAGATTCCAACTTGGAACAGAGATTGCCACTACAGGTGATAATACTTGGCCATTGCCTGTCAACCTTAAAAGGCTTATATGGAATGCGCAGAAGATCTTTAAGATTGACAATCGAAGGCATTCTGATATGCACCCAATGGAAATTGTGGAAGCTGTTGATAAGCTCCAGGAGAGGCTGAAGGTTGTACCGGGTGAGGATTTGTTGAGTGTTGAAGCTCAAAAGAATGCTACTCTCTTCTTTAATATTTTGCTACGTAGTACTTTTGCCAGTAAGAGGGTGTTGGAGGAGTACAAACTTACTCGCGAGGCATTTGAGTGGGTTATTGGTGAAATAGAATCGCGTTTCCTACAGTCACTTGTAGCACCTGGGGAAATGATTGGTTGTGTTGCTGCACAATCTATTGGTGAGCCTGCTACACAGATGACTCTGAATACCTTCCATTATGCTGGTGTTAGTGCAAAGAATGTCACTCTTGGTGTTCCTAGGTTGAGGGAAATCATTAATGTTGCTAAGAGGATCAAAACACCTTCTCTCTCTGTCTACTTGAAGCCTGAAGTTAGTAAAACTAAGGAGAGAGCAAAGAATGTTCAATGTGCTTTGGAATACACTACTCTCCGGAGTGTAACTCAAGCTACAGAAGTATGGTATGATCCAGATCCCATGAGCACAATTATTGATGAGGATGTTGATTTTGTCAGATCCTATTATGAAATGCCAGATGAAGAAGTTGCCCCTGAAAAAATCTCTCCTTGGTTGCTTCGTATAGAGTTGAATCGTGAAATGATGGTGGATAAGAAGTTAAGCATGGCTGACATTGCTGAGAAGATCAACCTTGAATTCGATGATGATTTGACTTGTATATTCAATGATGACAATGCTGAAAAACTGATCCTTCGTATCCGTATCATGAATGATGAAGCTCCGAAGGGTGAACTGAATGATGAATCTGCTGAAGATGATGTTTTCCTCAAGAAGATCGAGAGTAACATGTTGACAGAAATGGCTCTTCGAGGTATCCCAGATATCAACAAGGTATTTATTAAACAATGTAAGATAAACCGGTTCGAAGATAATGATGGATTTAAGCCAGAGCAAGAGTGGATGTTGGATACAGAAGGTGTTAATCTATTGGCAGTTATGTGCCATGATGATGTTGATCCAAGGAGGACCACAAGCAATCACTTGATAGAAATTATTGAGGTTCTTGGAATTGAGGCAGTTCGAAGGTCCTTGTTGGATGAATTGAGGGTTGTTATATCTTTTGATGGATCTTATGTGAATTATCGCCATCTGGCTATCCTGTGTGATACAATGACCTATCGTGGCCATTTAATGGCAATCACTCGCCATGGTATCAACCGAAATGATACAGGGCCGATGATGAGATGCTCATTTGAAGAGACGGTGGACATTCTTCTTGATGCTGCGGTGTTTGCTGAAACAGATCATTTGAGGGGTGTTACTGAAAATATAATGTTAGGCCAGCTTGCACCCATTGGCACTGGAGACTGTGCTTTGTATCTCAATGATGAGATGTTGAAGAATGCTATTGAGCTCCAGCTACCTAGTTATATGGATGGTCTGGATTTTGGCATGACACCTTCCCGCTCTCCTGTCTCAGGAACTCCATATCATGATAACTTGATGTCTCCAAGTTATTTGCTGAGCCCAAATCTCCGCCTGTCTCCAATTTCAGATGCTCAGTTTTCTCCTTATGTTGGTGGAATGGCATTTTCTCCTACTTCATCTCCAGGGTACAGCCCATCATCTCCGGGCTATAGTCCATCATCCCCAGGATATAGTCCTACATCCCCAGGATACAGTCCTACCTCCCCTGGATATAGTCCCACGTCTCCTGGATACAGCCCTACTTCCCCTACTTATAGCCCTAGCTCTCCTGGTTATAGCCCAACCAGTCCTGCCTATTCTCCTACAAGCCCATCTTACTCGCCCACCTCTCCAAGCTATAGCCCCACATCTCCAAGCTATAGTCCTACCTCTCCAAGCTACAGTCCCACATCTCCCACTTACAGCCCAACTTCACCAAGCTATAGCCCCACATCACCAGCATACAGCCCCACATCGCCTGCATACAGTCCCACTTCACCTGCGTACAGCCCTACGTCACCATCCTACAGCCCCACCTCGCCATCCTATAGCCCAACTTCTCCTTCTTATAGCCCGACCTCACCTTCCTACAGCCCTACATCCCCGTCATACAGCCCCACATCCCCATCGTACAGCCCTACCTCACCAGCCTATAGCCCCACTTCTCCTGGCTATAGCCCAACATCACCAAGTTACAGCCCAACCTCGCCAAGCTATAGCCCTACATCTCCAAGTTACAATCCTCAGTCAGCAAAATACAGCCCATCACTGGCATACTCACCAAGCAGTCCAAGATTGTCACCGTCCAGTCCATATAGTCCTACATCTCCAAATTACAGGTGAGCCATGTTGCAAAATATGATGACTGCTGTTTGTTTTGGCGGTACAAGGTGTGGTTGATTATGCTAGCAGCTGATTGCAAATATGTAATTGTTCTCATATGTCCAAATTACATTTTCAGCTGCTAGCTGAATGTCCTACCCTTGTCTTGGCCAGTGtttgatattttcttgattttccaATATTATGGCAACTTATATTCACTGTTTGTTATGCTTGAACCTTTAATTTCTGTTGCAGCCCAACATCCCCATCATATTCACCAACATCCCCATCATATTCTCCATCAAGCCCAACATACAGTCCCAGCAGGTAAATTTGCTATTTTTAAGACAGCACTTTTTTGGTCTTCTTTTTTACCTCTCTTATGGAAGATATTTTTTGATGAGtgagaaattttattgatataagAAAGAAACATCTCTTATGCAAGATTGATATCAGGTTTTTCTGTGTTAACATGATGGTTAATTGCCTCAGTCATTATTAATTGGTTTGCTTGTTTAATGGGCTGCATAACTGATTGGTTTGTATAGTAACAACTAACAACTTGAGCAGTTGCGtctgtttggttttgtttttggtgggGTTGGGGTTGGTTTAAAGCACTTTTTAGTCAGTCAGTGTGTCATTCTTTCAGTTGGGAGAAGGTAGTTCTCAGATTTGGTAACTTCAGTTTCTGTGTTTGTTATTAGGTGTGACAGAAGCATTTAAGAGCATGAAAAAGATATGGGTTTTTACTTAAAGtaggattatttatttatttatttttaattaaataagtttTGAAAAGATATTATCTAAATGTTGGTTTCAAATTCGGTCACCGTCCTTTTTAAAGCTGTATGCTCATCAGCTTTCTGTCCTGGAATTAACTCAGATCACCTGACTTATCCCCTTGCTTGCAAATACTATGTATTATGGTTTGGGAGTGGATTGACATGTACTTCTTTGTTTTGAGTGTTAAAAATGTCTTGAAtgatgttttcaatttttttacctcTCCAGTCCATACAATTCTGGAGTGAGCCCAGATTACAGCCCAAGTTCTCCACAATACAGGTGAGCTGATAATGCAATTCTAGTTCTCAAAATAGATCTTTTAAgcttgttattgaattaatagGCACCAATGTGGTTCTTACATTTCTTCTCTCGATCATGCAGTCCAAGTGCAGGGTACTCTCCCAGTCAACCTGGATACTCTCCGTCATCTACCAGCCAATATACTCCACAAACGAGTAACAAAGATGACATGAGTGACAAAGATGACAGGAGCACTCGTTAAGTCGTATTACTGATAAATAGCTTTAGTGATAGCAAAGGTCAAATTCTTCTTCGAGCTCTCATCTCAATGATGTTGAGTAATATAATATTCTCTTATGAAATTCACACATTTTTCTCTTCCCGCATGACTGCTCTCTAAGAATTTAGTCCATTACTGTCTACTGACTTCTCTCCTTGCTGGCTTCAGCCAGGGAAGTGGTCAATAAATACCTGCTTCAGatccagttaaaaaaaagaaaaaaaaaacacttgctTCAGATCCTTCTTTGGGGGTTTGCCATTTTATCATGATTCTGTCACTGCCAAGTCtgttgccacaatttttttggaatatattttgatgtaagaaaattttatgtatCTGCTTCTTGTCTAGTTTTCGAGGCAAGAAACTTAAACCGTGTTTGTCTTTGCTTTTAACAAAGTGGAATGGGGTATATTGTATTTTCCAACCATGTAAACAGTGCTAATTTCTATATGTTAAAATAACGTTTGATATTGAAAGAATTTAGTTAGAAACGGAGCTGAAATTAAGATGAGTAGTTTATATGCGCTGCTTGTCGGGCGTTCTCTAGCCCTTAATTCCTTCTGACTATCTTGTGCCAGTTGATCGTGTTGTCatcaatttgttatttatttatttatttacagtGTGGGgcagagatttttttttttttttttttaaaggatggATCTGAGTTTATGTATTGTatttgtttgtcaaaaattaAGTCTGTTACTGCTCATCTTCACCTAATTCAGAATGGATACAAGGCTAACTAACTTGCATTCCATTTGTTCATTTGCAGTTGATCTATAGAACATGGGCTGTTGACTTGTAGTCAATACGTGGATGTCTCAGAACTTCGGCAGCTGCTGACATGAAGTTAAATCGCCCTCAAACTGGGCAGCAATGtgcaaataatattttaatcggAGATGTCAGTTTGTATTGTAGTAGTGATTGATACTTGATACGTCATCCATTCATTTTGTTTTCTGTCGGAGTACTATTGATGGACATTCTATTATGGAGTTGATTCTGCTGTGCCACAGATACTATGCTAATGGCCAAATATATGGGCAAAAAGGCTATTGCATCAATGTATATTTTCCCTTGTAGCAATATTGTAGTGATCTGAAGTTTCAATGTCACTTTTTAGTATTAAGAGCAAATCTGCAGGTAGACTGAGCAAGGCATTAATGGAATTAATCTTTTATGAATTGTCATTGTTTCCACTTTTGGTTGCTATGTTAGTTTTCCATTCCAGGTTATAGTTCTTAGCATTTGTGAgaaattacttattttatatTCTTCAGAACAAAAGCGATTTGGTTGGTACTATGGTTTTGGAGTTGAGACTAGAGAGTGATGGGAGGGGGGCTGGGAATAAAACGGAGGAGTAGGGTTCGAATGATGGTCAGTGATGCCCAAAAGTAGCCCAAGATTGAGTTTTTGTCGAGTTTTTAGATgtattttaggttttaaatttaaatgtaaaTACGTGGATGGATTAATAGTAATATAAATGATGGGTTTTTTTGCCTGAAGAATGATTAAGTCCATGTTTGGATCTCACGGCatgttttgccttttttttttttattgaccaGCGCCTTTTGCACTGTTCATGTTCCATGTACAGTATACTAAGACAAATGAGCAGTAATCCATGtgtgaatagtaattttttaattatttttttattgttttcagttttcagcaaaataagcggtattcaaacATACTCTAAACTCAATGGcgtttttgatatatatatatatatatgtaaaagttGCACAATA contains:
- the LOC115994475 gene encoding DNA-directed RNA polymerase II subunit 1, with translation MDMRFPYSPAEVAKVRMVQFGILSPDEIRQMSVVQVEHSETMERGKPKVGGLSDPRLGTIDRKLKCETCTANMAECPGHFGHLELAKPMFHIGFLKTVLSIMRSVCFNCSKILADEEDHKFKQALKIKNPKNRLKKILDACKNKTKCEGGDELEVQDQDSEQPAKKSRGGCGAQQPKLTIEGMKMIAEYKAQRKKSDDQEQLPEPVERKQTLTAERVLSILKRISDEDCQLLGLNPKYARPDWMILQVLPIPPPPVRPSVMMDTSSRSEDDLTHQLAMIIRHNENLRKQERNGAPAHIISEFAQLLQFHIATYFDNELPGQPRATQRSGRPIKSICSRLKAKEGRIRGNLMGKRVDFSARTVITPDPNINIDELGVPWSIALNLTYPETVTPYNIERLKELVEYGPHPPPGKTGAKYIIRDDGQRLDLRYLKKSSDHHLELGYKVERHLNDGDFVLFNRQPSLHKMSIMGHRIKIMPYSTFRLNLSVTSPYNADFDGDEMNMHVPQSFETRAEVLELMMVPKCIVSPQSNRPVMGIVQDTLLGCRKITKRDTLIPKDVFMNILMWWEDFDGKIPAPAILKPGPYWTGKQVFNLIIPKQINLIRTSAWHSEAETGSITPGDTQVRIERGELLAGTLCKKTLGTSTGSLIHVIWEEVGPDAARKFLGHVQWLVNYWLLQNGFSIGIGDTIADASTMESINETISKAKNEVKDLIRKAQAKELEPEPGRTMMESFENKVNQTLNKARDDAGSSAQKSLDESNNLKAMVTAGSKGSFINISQMTACVGQQNVEGKRIPYGFIDRTLPHFTKDDYGPESRGFVENSYLRGLTPQEFFFHAMGGREGLIDTAVKTSETGYIQRRLVKAMEDIMVKYDGTVRNSLGDVIQFLYGEDGMDSVWIESQKLESLKMKKSEFNKTFRYEFDDEHWNPDYMMQEHIEDLKTIREFRNVFDAEVQKLEADRFQLGTEIATTGDNTWPLPVNLKRLIWNAQKIFKIDNRRHSDMHPMEIVEAVDKLQERLKVVPGEDLLSVEAQKNATLFFNILLRSTFASKRVLEEYKLTREAFEWVIGEIESRFLQSLVAPGEMIGCVAAQSIGEPATQMTLNTFHYAGVSAKNVTLGVPRLREIINVAKRIKTPSLSVYLKPEVSKTKERAKNVQCALEYTTLRSVTQATEVWYDPDPMSTIIDEDVDFVRSYYEMPDEEVAPEKISPWLLRIELNREMMVDKKLSMADIAEKINLEFDDDLTCIFNDDNAEKLILRIRIMNDEAPKGELNDESAEDDVFLKKIESNMLTEMALRGIPDINKVFIKQCKINRFEDNDGFKPEQEWMLDTEGVNLLAVMCHDDVDPRRTTSNHLIEIIEVLGIEAVRRSLLDELRVVISFDGSYVNYRHLAILCDTMTYRGHLMAITRHGINRNDTGPMMRCSFEETVDILLDAAVFAETDHLRGVTENIMLGQLAPIGTGDCALYLNDEMLKNAIELQLPSYMDGLDFGMTPSRSPVSGTPYHDNLMSPSYLLSPNLRLSPISDAQFSPYVGGMAFSPTSSPGYSPSSPGYSPSSPGYSPTSPGYSPTSPGYSPTSPGYSPTSPTYSPSSPGYSPTSPAYSPTSPSYSPTSPSYSPTSPSYSPTSPSYSPTSPTYSPTSPSYSPTSPAYSPTSPAYSPTSPAYSPTSPSYSPTSPSYSPTSPSYSPTSPSYSPTSPSYSPTSPSYSPTSPAYSPTSPGYSPTSPSYSPTSPSYSPTSPSYNPQSAKYSPSLAYSPSSPRLSPSSPYSPTSPNYSPTSPSYSPTSPSYSPSSPTYSPSSPYNSGVSPDYSPSSPQYSPSAGYSPSQPGYSPSSTSQYTPQTSNKDDMSDKDDRSTR